A single region of the Deinococcus multiflagellatus genome encodes:
- a CDS encoding DUF72 domain-containing protein, producing the protein MRVYIGCGGYTNEDWAEPGLLYEGVRKDDYLATYAAHFDAVELNSSFYGIPGLKAFEGMVRKSGAQTRFAVKLNKVFTHDRAPTDADFDRMLQSPQPLREAGVMGPYLAQFPYSFHRTAENRKYLQALAERFTGHELAVELRGADWDRPEVREGMAERGLIWVSPDYPPVGGLPEPQLHATGDVGYLRLHGRNAGSWWEGQSAAERHDYRYSRAEMEEWAQKIALVAEDLSELYIFFENTTKGHALKNIPMLREALNAHGVPVATPDPAARSADQGRLL; encoded by the coding sequence ATGCGTGTGTACATCGGCTGTGGGGGCTACACCAACGAGGACTGGGCCGAGCCGGGCCTGCTGTATGAGGGCGTACGCAAGGACGACTATCTCGCCACCTACGCCGCGCACTTCGACGCTGTAGAGCTGAACAGTTCCTTTTACGGCATTCCGGGTCTGAAGGCCTTTGAGGGCATGGTGCGCAAAAGCGGTGCCCAGACCCGGTTTGCGGTCAAGCTGAACAAGGTCTTTACCCATGACCGCGCCCCCACCGACGCCGACTTTGACCGCATGCTGCAAAGCCCCCAGCCGCTGCGCGAGGCGGGCGTGATGGGCCCGTATCTGGCGCAGTTTCCCTATTCGTTTCACCGCACCGCCGAGAACCGCAAGTACCTGCAGGCCCTGGCCGAGCGCTTTACCGGCCACGAACTGGCCGTGGAACTGCGCGGTGCCGACTGGGACCGCCCCGAGGTGCGCGAAGGCATGGCCGAGCGCGGCCTGATCTGGGTGAGCCCCGATTATCCGCCAGTGGGCGGCCTGCCCGAACCGCAGCTGCACGCCACGGGCGATGTGGGTTACCTGCGCCTGCATGGGCGCAATGCGGGCAGCTGGTGGGAAGGCCAGAGCGCGGCCGAGCGCCACGACTACCGCTACAGCCGCGCCGAGATGGAAGAGTGGGCCCAGAAAATTGCCCTGGTGGCCGAGGACCTTTCCGAGCTGTACATCTTCTTTGAGAACACCACCAAGGGGCATGCCCTGAAAAACATTCCCATGCTGCGCGAGGCCCTGAACGCCCACGGGGTGCCGGTGGCCACGCCGGACCCGGCGGCGCGCTCGGCCGATCAGGGCCGACTGCTGTAG
- the hisF gene encoding imidazole glycerol phosphate synthase subunit HisF, with amino-acid sequence MLTKRIIPCLDVQNGRVVKNVRFFENHRDAGDPLALAQAYEAQQADELVFYDITATHEGRSLMLDVAARVAEQVMMPLTVGGGVNGLPDFRQLLLAGADKISVNSGALSRPELIREASDHHGAQCVMLSIDAKRRPEGGWNVFRAGGRVDTGLDLIEWAVRGQALGAGEICLNVMDADGTRAGFDLEATRAVARAVDLPVIASGGAGKLEDFRDVLRGGDQGGHADAALAASVFHFGELTVPQVKAYLKGEGLAVRPEWGTGRGQW; translated from the coding sequence ATGTTGACCAAGCGCATCATTCCCTGCCTGGACGTGCAAAACGGGCGGGTGGTGAAGAACGTTCGCTTTTTTGAAAACCACCGCGACGCCGGCGACCCCCTGGCGCTGGCCCAGGCCTACGAGGCGCAGCAGGCCGATGAACTGGTGTTCTACGACATCACCGCCACCCATGAAGGCCGCAGCCTGATGCTGGACGTGGCCGCCCGGGTGGCCGAGCAGGTGATGATGCCCCTGACGGTGGGCGGCGGGGTCAATGGGCTGCCGGACTTCCGGCAACTGCTGCTGGCGGGCGCCGACAAGATCAGCGTGAACAGCGGCGCGCTCAGCCGCCCCGAGCTGATCCGCGAGGCCAGCGACCACCACGGCGCGCAGTGCGTGATGCTGAGTATTGACGCCAAGCGCCGCCCAGAGGGGGGCTGGAACGTGTTCCGCGCGGGCGGCCGGGTGGACACCGGCCTGGACCTGATTGAGTGGGCGGTGCGCGGACAGGCGCTGGGCGCGGGCGAAATCTGCCTGAACGTGATGGACGCCGACGGCACCCGCGCCGGCTTTGATCTGGAGGCCACGCGGGCGGTGGCCCGCGCGGTGGACCTGCCGGTGATCGCCTCCGGGGGGGCCGGGAAACTGGAAGACTTCCGCGACGTGCTGCGCGGCGGGGACCAGGGCGGCCACGCCGACGCCGCCCTGGCCGCCAGCGTGTTTCACTTTGGCGAACTGACCGTGCCGCAGGTGAAGGCGTACCTGAAAGGCGAGGGCCTGGCCGTGCGGCCGGAATGGGGAACGGGGCGTGGACAGTGGTAA
- the hisIE gene encoding bifunctional phosphoribosyl-AMP cyclohydrolase/phosphoribosyl-ATP diphosphatase HisIE, translated as MTTDLPSTLTFDPQTGLIPVVTQDARTGAVLMQAWADRAAVQRTLDTREATYYSRSRREQWIKGQTSGHTQRVVSVQADCDGDSLLYRVEQTGPACHTGAYSCYHQPLLAGDDPGSGLDGTLERVYATIAERLATLPENSYVARLHAGGLDRVLKKISEEAGEVLLAAKNGDRAELATEAADLLFHLLFALAEVGVGPAEVAAVLQAREGKTGLKGPKEVG; from the coding sequence ATGACCACTGACCTGCCCAGCACCCTGACCTTTGACCCCCAGACCGGCCTGATTCCGGTCGTGACCCAGGACGCCCGCACCGGCGCGGTGCTGATGCAGGCGTGGGCCGACCGCGCGGCGGTGCAGCGCACCCTGGACACCCGCGAAGCCACCTACTACTCGCGCAGCCGCCGCGAGCAGTGGATCAAGGGCCAGACCAGCGGCCACACCCAGCGCGTCGTGAGCGTGCAAGCCGACTGCGACGGCGACAGCCTGCTGTACCGCGTGGAGCAGACCGGCCCGGCCTGCCACACCGGGGCCTACAGCTGTTACCACCAGCCGCTGCTGGCAGGCGACGACCCCGGCAGCGGCCTGGACGGCACCCTGGAGCGGGTGTACGCCACCATTGCCGAGCGGCTGGCCACCCTGCCCGAAAACAGTTACGTGGCCCGGCTGCACGCGGGCGGCCTGGACCGGGTGCTGAAAAAGATCAGCGAGGAAGCGGGCGAGGTGCTGCTGGCCGCCAAAAATGGGGACCGCGCCGAACTGGCCACCGAAGCCGCCGACCTGCTGTTTCACCTGCTGTTCGCCCTGGCCGAAGTGGGCGTGGGCCCAGCAGAGGTGGCCGCCGTGCTGCAGGCCCGCGAGGGCAAAACCGGCCTGAAAGGCCCTAAAGAGGTGGGCTGA
- a CDS encoding cupredoxin domain-containing protein: MSRAPVPRLDHHALERYERIWLGIAVVMTVLLFVGVLGSLLSGTYPTLSAQGGGHSMAATKGRIDPAKLAATPFAKPGLVVDEAGQPVVNDQGTLDAYIVAGNFTFQPAVLRLPAGRPITLHVTATDVAHGFQITGTNVNVELLPGHVASLTVTFRHPGEQHVICNEYCGLGHHNMMTRFLVEPPAPAAKE; encoded by the coding sequence ATGTCCCGCGCGCCTGTCCCGCGCCTGGACCACCACGCCCTGGAACGCTACGAGCGCATCTGGCTCGGCATTGCGGTGGTTATGACCGTGCTGCTGTTCGTGGGCGTGCTGGGCAGTTTGCTCAGCGGCACGTACCCCACCCTCAGCGCGCAGGGCGGCGGCCACAGCATGGCCGCAACCAAGGGCCGAATAGACCCGGCCAAGCTCGCCGCCACGCCCTTTGCCAAGCCCGGCCTGGTGGTGGATGAGGCGGGGCAGCCGGTGGTCAATGACCAGGGCACCCTGGACGCCTACATCGTGGCCGGGAACTTCACCTTTCAGCCGGCGGTGCTGCGCCTGCCCGCTGGGCGCCCCATCACCCTGCACGTGACCGCCACCGATGTCGCCCACGGCTTTCAGATCACCGGCACGAACGTGAATGTGGAACTGCTGCCCGGCCACGTGGCCAGTCTGACCGTCACCTTTCGTCATCCCGGCGAGCAGCACGTCATCTGCAACGAGTACTGCGGCCTGGGCCACCACAACATGATGACCCGTTTTCTGGTCGAGCCGCCCGCCCCGGCGGCCAAGGAGTAA
- a CDS encoding response regulator, with amino-acid sequence MNTHRILLVDDNHHDIELALTALDDAPERAEVLVASSGVQALQLLREARAAGTLPDLVLLDLKMPQMDGLAVLDAIRAESGLQGLPVVMLTTSGEGRDIHECYAHGASGYVVKPLDFTQFREALRTIQAFWTTLNRRPRTH; translated from the coding sequence GTGAACACCCACCGCATCCTGCTTGTTGACGACAACCACCACGACATTGAGCTGGCCCTGACGGCCCTGGACGACGCGCCGGAGCGCGCCGAGGTGCTGGTGGCGTCCAGCGGGGTACAGGCGCTGCAGCTGCTGCGCGAGGCCCGCGCGGCCGGCACCCTGCCAGACCTGGTGCTGCTGGACCTGAAAATGCCCCAGATGGACGGACTGGCTGTGCTGGACGCCATCCGCGCCGAGTCTGGCCTGCAGGGCCTGCCAGTGGTGATGCTCACCACCAGCGGCGAGGGCCGCGACATCCACGAGTGCTACGCCCACGGGGCCAGCGGCTACGTGGTCAAGCCGCTGGACTTTACCCAGTTCCGCGAGGCCCTGCGCACCATTCAGGCCTTCTGGACCACCTTAAACCGCCGCCCGCGCACCCATTAG
- a CDS encoding phosphodiesterase: MFIAQLSDTHVDTAQPHKAEALRRAVAFLTTLPRTPDAVLITGDCTEHGLPEEYETFQAALSPLTMPVYVVPGNHDDRAQMLARFPLPGEGLSGFLQYAVEDRPLRLIGLDTHWPGQGAGQLCAARLAWLDEVLAQAPERPTLLFMHHPPIQSGLQVMDAIGLRGRAELCEVVQRHPQVVRVLAGHVHMPLTAGFAHTTVMTCPGTDATFQPDWAQPHKLVIQYQPPLALLHHWQEGAGLVSFTAAPERAPWVTLHDGQRWAG, encoded by the coding sequence ATGTTCATCGCCCAGCTTAGTGACACGCATGTGGACACCGCCCAGCCGCACAAGGCCGAGGCGCTGCGCCGCGCCGTGGCTTTTCTGACCACCCTGCCCCGCACCCCCGACGCCGTACTGATCACCGGCGACTGCACCGAGCACGGCCTTCCTGAAGAGTACGAGACGTTCCAGGCCGCGCTCTCGCCGCTGACCATGCCGGTATACGTGGTGCCCGGCAACCACGACGACCGCGCCCAGATGCTGGCGCGCTTTCCGCTGCCGGGCGAAGGGCTGAGCGGCTTCCTGCAGTACGCCGTGGAGGACCGGCCGCTGCGCCTGATCGGGCTGGACACCCACTGGCCGGGGCAGGGGGCGGGGCAGCTGTGCGCCGCGCGCCTGGCGTGGCTGGATGAGGTGCTGGCCCAGGCGCCAGAGCGCCCCACGCTGCTGTTCATGCACCACCCGCCCATCCAGAGCGGCCTGCAGGTGATGGACGCTATTGGCCTGCGGGGGCGCGCGGAACTGTGCGAGGTGGTGCAGCGCCACCCCCAGGTGGTGCGGGTGCTGGCCGGGCACGTTCATATGCCGCTCACCGCTGGCTTTGCCCACACCACGGTCATGACCTGCCCCGGCACCGACGCCACCTTTCAGCCGGACTGGGCGCAACCCCACAAGCTGGTGATCCAGTACCAGCCGCCCCTGGCCCTGCTGCACCACTGGCAGGAGGGCGCGGGGCTGGTCTCCTTTACGGCCGCCCCCGAACGCGCCCCCTGGGTGACCCTGCACGACGGCCAGCGGTGGGCGGGCTGA
- a CDS encoding DUF4394 domain-containing protein, translated as MKYAAPLAVLSSLVLAACNPPVTPAAPSGQVVYGLGAGGQLVSFGLDNANASLRTMPITGLGNGETLVDLDLRNTDNMLYAMSSAGNVYRLSMTGAATRDSAALGDAAVAMDFNPVANRLRVLGTADRNYRLTLASAPVPGTSPAGTVTNDGTFAYVTATPNPNLVAAAYTNSFNNSASGTVNAGTTTELFSIDADTDALVLHSNNPTGPAGNFSLLTTRGALGVDAMPGMTGFDIAGASSAYLSTSAAGSGSTAFYTVDLGTGRATLKTTVGVGLKSFALGLNPQ; from the coding sequence ATGAAATACGCTGCGCCCCTTGCCGTGCTGTCTTCGCTCGTTCTGGCTGCCTGCAATCCGCCGGTGACCCCGGCCGCCCCCAGCGGTCAGGTGGTCTACGGCCTGGGTGCCGGGGGCCAGCTGGTCAGCTTTGGCCTGGACAATGCCAACGCCAGTCTGCGCACCATGCCCATTACCGGGCTGGGCAACGGCGAAACGCTGGTGGACCTGGACCTGCGCAACACCGACAACATGCTCTACGCCATGTCCAGCGCCGGGAATGTCTACCGCCTGAGCATGACGGGCGCCGCCACCCGCGACAGCGCGGCCCTGGGCGACGCCGCCGTGGCGATGGACTTCAACCCGGTCGCCAACCGCCTGCGGGTGCTGGGCACCGCTGACCGCAATTACCGCCTGACCCTGGCGAGCGCGCCGGTCCCGGGCACCTCGCCCGCCGGGACGGTCACCAACGACGGCACCTTCGCCTACGTAACGGCCACCCCCAACCCCAATCTGGTGGCGGCGGCCTACACGAATTCGTTCAACAACAGCGCCAGCGGCACGGTGAACGCAGGCACCACCACCGAACTGTTTTCCATTGACGCCGACACCGATGCCCTGGTGCTTCACAGCAACAACCCGACAGGCCCGGCCGGCAACTTCAGCCTGCTGACCACGCGCGGCGCGCTGGGCGTGGACGCCATGCCCGGCATGACCGGCTTTGATATCGCTGGGGCCAGCAGCGCTTACCTCAGCACCAGCGCTGCGGGCAGTGGCAGCACGGCGTTCTATACCGTGGACCTGGGCACGGGCCGGGCCACGCTGAAGACCACGGTGGGCGTGGGCCTCAAGAGCTTTGCGCTGGGCCTGAACCCGCAGTAA
- a CDS encoding cytochrome c oxidase subunit 2A, giving the protein MSRPPHEPHPHEAPPERTAPPRGTLMVIAVLLLSISTLWLLVLGIFQGRA; this is encoded by the coding sequence ATGAGCCGCCCGCCCCACGAGCCTCACCCCCACGAAGCCCCCCCAGAGCGCACCGCGCCCCCGCGCGGTACCCTGATGGTGATTGCCGTGCTGCTGCTCAGCATTTCCACGTTGTGGCTGCTGGTGCTGGGCATTTTCCAGGGACGGGCCTGA